The nucleotide window TTAAATGTTTATAAATTGAAATGGATTTTGTATAAGTTTTGTTATTCCCCATATAGAATATCCGACTGAGGAATGATATACCGCTTGTATTTAATATTCTGGCATTATACAAAAAAGGAGATTCCAAATGACAGACTATCAAGATACCCCTCAGCAAGAAGCTATTATTGGCGAAGTTATGAAAAAATTTAAAACAGGTAATTTGAAAACTCACGCCGGACATATTGTAACTGATGAAAAACAAGCCATGGCCATTGCTTTAAGTGAAGCCGGCATTGAAGCCGACGACAAACATGTTTTGTATCATTTGAAAAAACACGCTGCTTAAATCTTAAAATCAAAAAGGAGAAATTTTATAATTTCTCCTTTGTTTAAAAGGAAAATGTTATGAAAAAAATATTGATAGTTACGACAAATGTTTCGGAAATTACTCCCGAAATTAAAACCGGTGTTTGGCTTGAGGAATTTGCTATTCCTTATCTTAATTTTTTAGAAGCAGGATTTGACATCATAATAGCAAGCCCAAATGGCGGTTTATCTCCTGTGGACCCGAAAAGCATAGACGAAAAATATCAAAATTATGTTGCAAAATTAAACGATACAAAAGCATTAGAAGATCGTGAAATTCAAAATACTTTATTTGACTGCCTTTTTATCCCTGGAGGACACGGGTGTATGTTTGATTTACCTAAAAATAATATTTTAGCGAAAATAATTGAACAATTAAAAGCTAATCGTAAAGTGATATCTACAATTTGTCACGGTGCTTGCGGGCTGCTTTCTGCAAAAGATAATAACCATAAACCCTATGTATGGGGAAAAGCCCTTACGGCATTCACAAATGCTGAAGAAGAAATGACAGGATTAGCTAAATATATGCCTTTTCCCCTTGAATCTAAATTAAAAGAACTCGGTGCGAATTTTATTTCAGAAACTCCAGAAAATGGTTTTGTTGTAGAAGACAATTACCTTATTACAGGTCAAAATCAATTTGCATGTGAGCATTTGTCTGAAAAAGTGATTCACAAATTAAATAGAATCCACTCTTGATACAGAATTGAATTGTAATAATGTTCCGTCCTTGCATTATTGTTTCTCAAACCTGCAAATCTGTTTACACTGCTTTTACTGGCTCTAGTTTCTATGACAAAATCTTAATTGTTGTTTAAATTTATTGTTTTGATTTCGGACAACTGAATCGATAAATCTTTAGAGTTAAATCTAAAGATTTTAAAAATTATGCTTCTATGTGTCAGACATTATTTTTAAAAAATGGAGACGGTGGGAGTCGAACCCACGTCCAAAATGGAATTAAATAAACATCTACGAGTGTAGGCTTCTTTTATCTCGTCAGCACAAGGGAAAAAGTCTCAACCTAAGTGCTGACAAAGTAGTTTATACTGATACGCAGTTTGGAAGTCGTCTTAATCTGTTTACTTCCATAGACAGACTGCATCTTGCATAATTGACCCTATTCGGCGGCAAGCTGGCACGAAATAGAGTGGCTGAACTGCGGTTACGCAGCTAGAGCTTGAGCTCTAGAAAAATCAGCTTTTACTACGTTGTTTGTAGCGTTTAGTTTTTTTGCTCGTTGATATCGAAGAACAGCTCTCCGACTCGCAGCTTAGTTAAATCAGTCACCCTGTCAAATCCTAAACGTCCCCATATTTAATTTTCAATGTTCTGTTCTCTAATTATAACACAGATTTTTACTCGTTTTATTATACTTCTACCTTTTTATAGAGTTTTGTAAATTATACGATAGAATTAGTTCGCATGGGTTATCTTTTTTTTGATTTTGTGCTATAAAAGTAATAATCAAGCATTTTATAT belongs to Candidatus Gastranaerophilales bacterium and includes:
- a CDS encoding DUF6496 domain-containing protein — translated: MTDYQDTPQQEAIIGEVMKKFKTGNLKTHAGHIVTDEKQAMAIALSEAGIEADDKHVLYHLKKHAA
- a CDS encoding type 1 glutamine amidotransferase domain-containing protein, which encodes MKKILIVTTNVSEITPEIKTGVWLEEFAIPYLNFLEAGFDIIIASPNGGLSPVDPKSIDEKYQNYVAKLNDTKALEDREIQNTLFDCLFIPGGHGCMFDLPKNNILAKIIEQLKANRKVISTICHGACGLLSAKDNNHKPYVWGKALTAFTNAEEEMTGLAKYMPFPLESKLKELGANFISETPENGFVVEDNYLITGQNQFACEHLSEKVIHKLNRIHS